In Carya illinoinensis cultivar Pawnee chromosome 7, C.illinoinensisPawnee_v1, whole genome shotgun sequence, the following are encoded in one genomic region:
- the LOC122316766 gene encoding uncharacterized protein LOC122316766 isoform X2, giving the protein MAKHSSGWVALHKRWLLALLLLLSVSTLIAFFIRSAFDSCDRHPEIVDKWVNSVSGSGSRASPLSFMKSKLVLLVSHELSLSGGPLLLMELAFLLRSVGAEVCWITIQKPPESDEVIYSLDHKMLDRGVQVFSAKGQQALDTALKADLVVLNTAVAGKWLDAVLKENVPRVLPKVLWWIHEMRGHYFKMDYVKHLPLVAGAMIDSHVTAEYWKSRTHERLRIKMPDTHVVHLGNSKELMEVAEDSVAKRVLREHVRESLGVRNEDLLFAIINSVSRGKGQDLFLRSFYESLQLIQEKKLKVPAMHAIIVGSDMTAQTKFESELRNFVMLKKIQDRVHFVNKTLTVAPYLAAIDVLVQNSQARGECFGRITIEAMAFQLPVLRQAAPQRS; this is encoded by the exons ATGGCGAAGCACTCGAGCGGGTGGGTCGCTTTGCACAAGCGCTGGCTCCTTGCTCTCCTTCTACTGCTCTCCGTCTCCACGTTGATCGCGTTCTTCATCAGATCCGCCTTCGACTCATGCGATCGCCACCCCGAAATCGTGGATAAGTGGGTTAACTCGGTTTCGGGGTCCGGGTCCAGGGCGAGTCCACTCAGTTTTATGAAATCCAAGCTCGTCCTTCTCGTCTCGCACGAGCTCTCTCTTTCTG GTGGACCATTGTTGCTGATGGAGCTTGCATTCCTTTTAAGAAGTGTTGGTGCTGAGGTTTGTTGGATTACAATCCAAAAGCCTCCTGAATCTGATGAAGTTATTTACAGTTTGGACCATAAGATGTTAGACCGAGGAGTGCAg GTCTTCTCTGCCAAAGGTCAGCAAGCTTTAGACACAGCCCTCAAAGCTGATTTGGTTGTTTTGAACACAGCAGTTGCTGGGAAATGGCTAGATGCTGTTCTCAAGGAAAATGTTCCTCGTGTTCTACCAAAAGTGTTGTGGTGGATACATGAAATGCGTGGGCATTACTTCAAAATGGACTATGTCAAGCACCTGCCTTTGGTTGCTGGTGCTATGATTGATTCACATGTAACGGCAGAATACTGGAAGAGTAGGACTCATGAGCGCTTGAG AATTAAAATGCCTGATACCCATGTTGTTCACCTTGGAAATAGCAAGGAACTTATGGAAGTTGCTGAAGACAGTGTAGCGAAAAGGGTTTTGCGTGAACATGTCAGGGAGTCACTTGGAGTGCGAAATGAAGATTTACTATTTGCTATCATAAACA GTGTTTCACGTGGAAAAGGCCAGGATTTATTTCTGCGTTCGTTCTATGAAAGCTTGCAACTGATtcaagagaagaagttgaaggtGCCAGCAATGCATGCAATTATTGTTGGAAGTGACATGACTGCTCAGACCAAGTTTGAGTCAGAATTACGCAACTTTGTAATGCTGAAGAAAATACAAGATCGAGTTCACTTTGTAAATAAAACTCTGACTGTAGCACCTTACCTAGCTGCAATTGATGTTCTCGTTCAGAATTCCCAG GCCCGAGGAGAATGCTTTGGTAGGATAACAATCGAAGCTATGGCATTTCAGCTGCCTGTACTG CGGCAGGCGGCACCACAGAGATCGTAG
- the LOC122315314 gene encoding dehydrin Xero 1-like: MAHFQSPYGASQTDEYGNVLSTDEYGNVIRRDAYGNVIRTDEYGNVIRTDEYGTVIRTDEYGNPIRHSGTTAGTYGACGFDTTTPQGMHHDVTAAGHGGDSTGKLHLSGSSSSSEDDGQGGRRKKGLKEKIKEKIPGIGHKDHRSATSATTTPGYTETHAQHPHEKKGVLEKIKEKLPGGHHTSEHQY, encoded by the exons ATGGCACACTTCCAAAGCCCATACGGTGCATCCCAAACTGACGAGTACGGAAACGTTCTCAGTACCGATGAATACGGAAACGTAATCCGTAGAGATGCGTACGGCAACGTGATTCGCACAGACGAATATGGCAACGTGATACGCACAGATGAATACGGCACCGTGATTCGAACCGATGAATATGGCAACCCGATACGCCACAGTGGCACCACTGCAGGCACTTACGGAGCGTGTGGGTTCGATACCACCACTCCCCAAGGTATGCATCATGATGTTACGGCGGCTGGCCATGGCGGGGACAGTACTGGCAAGCTTCATCTCTCTGGAAGCTCTAGCTCC tctGAGGACGACGGGCAAGGCGGGAGAAGGAAAAAGGGACTGAAGGAGAAGATAAAGGAGAAGATACCAGGTATTGGGCACAAGGATCACAGAAGTGCGACATCTGCAACAACAACACCGGGTTATACAGAGACGCACGCTCAACACCCTCACGAGAAGAAGGGGGTGCTGGAAAAGATCAAAGAGAAGCTTCCAGGCGGCCACCATACTTCTGAGCACCAGTACTAG
- the LOC122316766 gene encoding uncharacterized protein LOC122316766 isoform X1 produces the protein MAKHSSGWVALHKRWLLALLLLLSVSTLIAFFIRSAFDSCDRHPEIVDKWVNSVSGSGSRASPLSFMKSKLVLLVSHELSLSGGPLLLMELAFLLRSVGAEVCWITIQKPPESDEVIYSLDHKMLDRGVQVFSAKGQQALDTALKADLVVLNTAVAGKWLDAVLKENVPRVLPKVLWWIHEMRGHYFKMDYVKHLPLVAGAMIDSHVTAEYWKSRTHERLRIKMPDTHVVHLGNSKELMEVAEDSVAKRVLREHVRESLGVRNEDLLFAIINSVSRGKGQDLFLRSFYESLQLIQEKKLKVPAMHAIIVGSDMTAQTKFESELRNFVMLKKIQDRVHFVNKTLTVAPYLAAIDVLVQNSQARGECFGRITIEAMAFQLPVLGTAAGGTTEIVVNETTGLLHPVGKEGISPLAKNIVKLATHVERRLTMGKRGYERVKEMFLERHMAHRIAAVLKEVLHKSKSS, from the exons ATGGCGAAGCACTCGAGCGGGTGGGTCGCTTTGCACAAGCGCTGGCTCCTTGCTCTCCTTCTACTGCTCTCCGTCTCCACGTTGATCGCGTTCTTCATCAGATCCGCCTTCGACTCATGCGATCGCCACCCCGAAATCGTGGATAAGTGGGTTAACTCGGTTTCGGGGTCCGGGTCCAGGGCGAGTCCACTCAGTTTTATGAAATCCAAGCTCGTCCTTCTCGTCTCGCACGAGCTCTCTCTTTCTG GTGGACCATTGTTGCTGATGGAGCTTGCATTCCTTTTAAGAAGTGTTGGTGCTGAGGTTTGTTGGATTACAATCCAAAAGCCTCCTGAATCTGATGAAGTTATTTACAGTTTGGACCATAAGATGTTAGACCGAGGAGTGCAg GTCTTCTCTGCCAAAGGTCAGCAAGCTTTAGACACAGCCCTCAAAGCTGATTTGGTTGTTTTGAACACAGCAGTTGCTGGGAAATGGCTAGATGCTGTTCTCAAGGAAAATGTTCCTCGTGTTCTACCAAAAGTGTTGTGGTGGATACATGAAATGCGTGGGCATTACTTCAAAATGGACTATGTCAAGCACCTGCCTTTGGTTGCTGGTGCTATGATTGATTCACATGTAACGGCAGAATACTGGAAGAGTAGGACTCATGAGCGCTTGAG AATTAAAATGCCTGATACCCATGTTGTTCACCTTGGAAATAGCAAGGAACTTATGGAAGTTGCTGAAGACAGTGTAGCGAAAAGGGTTTTGCGTGAACATGTCAGGGAGTCACTTGGAGTGCGAAATGAAGATTTACTATTTGCTATCATAAACA GTGTTTCACGTGGAAAAGGCCAGGATTTATTTCTGCGTTCGTTCTATGAAAGCTTGCAACTGATtcaagagaagaagttgaaggtGCCAGCAATGCATGCAATTATTGTTGGAAGTGACATGACTGCTCAGACCAAGTTTGAGTCAGAATTACGCAACTTTGTAATGCTGAAGAAAATACAAGATCGAGTTCACTTTGTAAATAAAACTCTGACTGTAGCACCTTACCTAGCTGCAATTGATGTTCTCGTTCAGAATTCCCAG GCCCGAGGAGAATGCTTTGGTAGGATAACAATCGAAGCTATGGCATTTCAGCTGCCTGTACTG GGAACAGCGGCAGGCGGCACCACAGAGATCGTAGTGAATGAGACGACAGGTCTGCTGCATCCTGTTGGAAAAGAAGGGATTTCTCCCCTTGCCAAAAATATTGTGAAACTCGCCACTCATGTTGAAAGAAGGCTCACAATGGGGAAAAGAGGTTATGAAAGGGTCAAAGAGATGTTTTTAGAGCGGCACATGGCGCATAGAATTGCTGCTGTTCTGAAGGAAGTGTTGCACAAGTCAAAGAGCAGCTAA